ACGCTGGTTCTTCGCCATCTTCTATCTTCTGGGTTGCTTCAACAATGCGGATGGTTATGCCCTCCGTCTCACAGGCAGAAAGCTCGCTGGAAACAGCTTCTTTATCCCCAACCAGGATTACTTCTACTCCGTATTCACGAGCAGCCAATACGGCACCTTTAACTGTTTCCGGCGGGCCGAAATCACCACCCATGGCATCAACAGCTATTTTTATTTTTTTATTCTTTTCGTTTTCACTCATTGAAATCAAACCTCCAATCCGGCGAGCATCAGACTAGCTTTACCAGCTGTGCTCTATAGCATTGTGCTTGCAAACATTCTTGCAGGTAACTCCATGGTTGCCAGTGCGGCAGGTTATAAATCCAGGGCATAATGCAGACAGGCGCTTTATCGCCGTTTGTTTAACCTCAGCAACCTTATATCCATCACGTTGTACAAGGCAAAATATACCTGCAGGGCAAACATCTGCACATTTCCCACATCCATCGCATAATCCCTCATCCAGGCTAATAAAGTAACTGCCAGTACCGTCTTCGTACCCGTATTGCATTTTAGTCCGATTGGTATGCGCAGATTTATCCCGCGCAAAAAGTGCAGCTCCGATAGCCCCACATAGCTGAGGATCATCACAAAGCTGTGGTTTCATTTGCACTTTCTCGGCAATCTTTGCAACCAGTCCACTATTTTTAGAAATACCTCCAGTGATGGCAAAATCAGCTTCTATTGATACTCGTTTTAAAAGATTGAATGAACGTGTCGCTATCGCTTCGTGCAGCCCGGCCAGAATATCTGCCCGAGAAACACCTTTTCTGAGATGCCTCAGGGCTTCTGTTTTAGCAAAAACAGCACATATTGTATTGAATGGAATCTCGTGATTCGAACTAAGCGAAACCGTGCCGATTTCATTAAGCGGAATGTCTAACACATCAGCTATCATTTCCAAAAAACGGCCGGTTCCTCCAGCGCATTTGTCATTCATAACAAAGTTGGTTACATTACCATTGCCATCGCAATTGATAGCCTTACAATCTTGCCCGCCCATATCCAAAATTGTGCGCACGGTAGGGAAATACCAGTTAATTCCTTTTGCATGCGCACTTATTTCTGATACATTTTCATTAGCATAGGGCACCAGCACGCGCCCATACCCAGTTGCTATGGTATAACTTATTTCACCAGCTTTGATACCAGTACCATTCAGTAATTCATTGAGCAGTTCTTCTGAAGTTTTTACGCTTTCTGCACCCGTATCCCTAATAGCAGAGGAAATAATAGTATTATTCTGGAGCAATACCGCCTTCGCCGCTCGCGATCCAATATCAACCCCTGCATATATCATTGCTGGAGCTCCTTTTTTATCTCTTCCCCGGCCAAAACGGCTGCCCCCATAGCAGCAACACAAACGGGATTCTGAGGCACATAAATCCGCTGCTTCAGTTCTTTTTCCAGTGTTTCCACCAATCCGGCGTGAAGGGCAACACCTCCAGAAACTGCCAGGCATTCACCCGCACCGATTCTTTTACACATTGTCTTTATTCGGGTAGATACTGACAGATAGATACCAAGAATAATCTCCGGCAAGGGAGTCGGCGGTACGCGATGTACATGAGAAATTACTTCCGATTCTGCAAATACCGCACAAGTCCCGGTGATTTCCGCCCCTTTTTCAGCTCGGCGTGACAGCTCTGACATCTCTTCAAAGCTGAGCTTCATCAGTTTAGCCATCTGCTGCAGAAATAAACCGGTGCCAGATGCACATTTGTCGTGATTTGCCCAGTCAATTACCCTCCCCCGATTGTTAATCTTTACTACAGAAGAACTTTCTGCCCCAATGTCAATCACTGCTCTGGTGTCTGGCGCATACCAGTATATTCCTCTGGCCAGGCAAGTTGTAATAGCTTTTGATCCGTCTGCAAAACTCACCTCTTTACCACCATTACCAGTGGTGATTACATATTTTTCCGGATTATCGTCAGCTCCTGCTTTTTCGAG
The sequence above is drawn from the Dehalococcoidales bacterium genome and encodes:
- a CDS encoding acyl-CoA dehydratase activase — encoded protein: MIYAGVDIGSRAAKAVLLQNNTIISSAIRDTGAESVKTSEELLNELLNGTGIKAGEISYTIATGYGRVLVPYANENVSEISAHAKGINWYFPTVRTILDMGGQDCKAINCDGNGNVTNFVMNDKCAGGTGRFLEMIADVLDIPLNEIGTVSLSSNHEIPFNTICAVFAKTEALRHLRKGVSRADILAGLHEAIATRSFNLLKRVSIEADFAITGGISKNSGLVAKIAEKVQMKPQLCDDPQLCGAIGAALFARDKSAHTNRTKMQYGYEDGTGSYFISLDEGLCDGCGKCADVCPAGIFCLVQRDGYKVAEVKQTAIKRLSALCPGFITCRTGNHGVTCKNVCKHNAIEHSW
- a CDS encoding acyl-CoA dehydratase activase — translated: MLAIGIDIGSLTTKAVVMNDGQLLASEVSNTLDEADASASVAMTKALEKAGADDNPEKYVITTGNGGKEVSFADGSKAITTCLARGIYWYAPDTRAVIDIGAESSSVVKINNRGRVIDWANHDKCASGTGLFLQQMAKLMKLSFEEMSELSRRAEKGAEITGTCAVFAESEVISHVHRVPPTPLPEIILGIYLSVSTRIKTMCKRIGAGECLAVSGGVALHAGLVETLEKELKQRIYVPQNPVCVAAMGAAVLAGEEIKKELQQ